Proteins found in one Vagococcus carniphilus genomic segment:
- a CDS encoding uracil-DNA glycosylase family protein has translation MDNISRIREQIKKDPENQEFQEKGWQPIFMANKQAKIVIVGSAPGIKTQEKEDVLRDKSGNELRNWLGVSEDEFYHSGDFAVLPLDFYFPGKAKVGDLPPRKGFADKWHRLLLNEMPNVQLIILMGLHAQKFYLKSSAKRTLTETVFSYEEYLPDYFPIVHPSPLNFRWHAKNPTFKEEIVPILNQLTQTILSRK, from the coding sequence ATGGATAACATTAGTAGAATAAGAGAACAAATAAAAAAAGATCCCGAGAATCAGGAGTTTCAAGAAAAAGGATGGCAGCCAATTTTTATGGCTAATAAGCAAGCCAAAATTGTGATTGTAGGCTCTGCCCCAGGAATTAAAACACAAGAAAAAGAAGATGTTTTAAGAGATAAAAGTGGGAATGAGTTGAGAAATTGGCTAGGTGTCTCTGAGGATGAATTTTATCATTCCGGAGATTTTGCCGTGTTACCTTTAGATTTTTATTTTCCTGGTAAAGCTAAAGTAGGTGATTTACCGCCACGTAAAGGTTTCGCTGATAAATGGCATCGCCTCTTACTTAATGAAATGCCTAATGTTCAGCTAATTATTTTGATGGGACTTCATGCGCAAAAATTTTATCTAAAATCTAGTGCCAAGAGAACATTGACAGAAACTGTTTTTTCTTATGAAGAATACTTGCCAGATTATTTTCCGATTGTGCATCCGTCTCCGTTAAATTTTAGATGGCATGCTAAAAATCCAACATTTAAAGAAGAAATCGTTCCTATATTAAATCAACTAACTCAGACAATTTTGTCTCGAAAATAA
- a CDS encoding acetamidase/formamidase family protein: protein MTYIKKEECVYAMDKNNQPVCTVQDGEVVTFETFDCFTNQITSEVSSFTTLDWDRINPATGPVFIEGAEPGDTLKVEIQKIEIKGNATMVTGTDMGVIGDLLTENTVKILPVVDDQLIFSDDLKLPLNKMIGVIGVAPKGEPISCGTPDSHGGNMDCKEITEGTTLFLPVNVSGALFSLGDCHAAMADGEVSVCGAEVPCEVTVKLSVIKNKDWPLPFLIRDEKISTLSSKLTVDEACVSVTKMMVSFVENYTDLTKGEAIHLLSLAGDLRICQVVDPNKTVRMELPLNYLKKWK from the coding sequence ATGACTTATATAAAAAAAGAAGAATGTGTTTATGCAATGGATAAAAATAACCAACCGGTTTGTACTGTACAAGATGGTGAGGTTGTTACCTTCGAAACGTTTGACTGCTTTACTAATCAAATAACTAGCGAAGTCTCTTCATTTACTACATTAGACTGGGATAGAATTAATCCTGCTACAGGACCTGTTTTTATTGAGGGAGCAGAACCAGGTGATACATTGAAAGTTGAAATTCAAAAAATTGAGATAAAAGGTAATGCGACAATGGTAACAGGTACTGATATGGGTGTTATTGGAGACTTGTTAACAGAGAACACTGTAAAAATTTTACCAGTTGTTGATGATCAACTGATTTTTTCTGATGATTTGAAACTTCCTTTAAATAAGATGATAGGAGTTATTGGTGTTGCTCCCAAAGGTGAACCAATTTCATGTGGTACACCAGATAGTCACGGCGGAAACATGGATTGTAAAGAAATAACGGAAGGAACGACTCTTTTTCTACCAGTTAATGTGAGTGGTGCTTTATTTTCTTTAGGTGATTGCCATGCTGCGATGGCAGATGGTGAAGTATCTGTTTGTGGGGCTGAAGTTCCTTGTGAGGTAACGGTGAAACTTTCTGTGATAAAAAACAAAGATTGGCCATTACCATTTTTAATAAGAGATGAAAAAATTAGCACTCTATCATCTAAATTAACTGTAGATGAAGCTTGTGTTTCGGTAACTAAAATGATGGTGTCTTTCGTTGAAAATTACACTGATTTAACTAAAGGAGAAGCGATTCATTTACTATCTTTAGCAGGAGATTTACGGATTTGCCAAGTAGTAGATCCAAATAAAACTGTCAGAATGGAATTACCTTTAAATTATTTAAAAAAATGGAAATAA
- a CDS encoding sensor histidine kinase encodes MNKIANKFMIGIIVVLALSTLSSIMFTQNYAGKYYVSQKTEQLNQVSDQFISKVNQENVEDVSNSFEKNEKVVIVYSNKTNDNDKLNSELRSSFLEKGIGFKKLWLWEDDYETVIDGKNRIKLYEQEKLNYSLLVKYISKEDLVYAIAMIVPNIEDSFPIINTFFAVISSMTIILATVIIIFLVRRIVEPLNKFDLFAKNMGKGQFIPLEVKTNDELEKVADTLNQMGTEIVHYQEQLKEKNLQMEELLNNVAHDLKTPISLIKLYSEGIKDGLDDGTFLQTIVKESNEMNQMVERLLLISKIEKEEVECREINLSSFVKNRLDTYLIMSNEQKIEIVSRIEDGLLIETNERLLQSIIDNLISNALKYTSGTQIFINLNSVDQKIVFEISNELSDSNLEVEKIWEPYYVGEKSRSKELSGTGLGLYLVKKIVDKLDYEIDCRIKEDKLYFTLMINQ; translated from the coding sequence ATGAATAAAATTGCTAATAAATTTATGATTGGCATCATTGTTGTTTTAGCACTTTCGACGCTTAGCTCAATAATGTTTACTCAAAACTATGCCGGTAAATATTATGTTTCACAGAAGACAGAACAACTCAATCAAGTGTCAGATCAATTTATTTCTAAGGTTAATCAAGAAAATGTAGAAGATGTTAGTAATTCTTTTGAAAAAAATGAAAAAGTAGTTATTGTTTATTCAAATAAGACAAATGATAATGACAAATTAAATAGTGAATTAAGAAGCTCTTTTTTAGAAAAAGGAATAGGGTTTAAAAAATTATGGTTATGGGAAGACGATTATGAAACAGTTATAGATGGTAAAAACCGAATCAAACTTTACGAGCAAGAGAAATTAAATTACAGTTTATTAGTTAAATACATATCAAAAGAAGATTTAGTTTATGCGATTGCTATGATTGTTCCTAATATAGAAGACTCTTTTCCAATTATTAATACTTTTTTTGCAGTGATAAGTAGTATGACGATTATTTTAGCGACAGTTATTATTATATTTTTAGTCAGACGTATTGTGGAGCCATTAAATAAATTTGATTTATTTGCCAAAAACATGGGAAAAGGACAATTTATCCCATTAGAAGTCAAAACGAATGACGAGTTAGAAAAAGTAGCAGATACATTGAATCAAATGGGAACTGAGATCGTTCATTATCAAGAACAGTTAAAAGAAAAAAATCTACAAATGGAGGAACTTTTAAATAATGTAGCCCATGATTTAAAAACACCTATCTCACTGATTAAATTATATTCAGAAGGTATTAAAGACGGACTAGATGATGGAACTTTCCTTCAAACGATTGTTAAAGAAAGTAACGAAATGAATCAGATGGTGGAAAGACTGCTGCTTATTTCTAAAATAGAAAAAGAAGAAGTTGAATGTAGAGAAATTAATTTATCTTCTTTTGTAAAAAATAGACTGGATACCTATTTAATTATGTCAAATGAGCAAAAAATTGAAATAGTTAGTCGCATTGAAGATGGATTGCTAATAGAAACGAATGAGAGATTACTGCAATCAATTATTGATAATCTCATTTCTAATGCTCTAAAATATACATCAGGAACTCAAATTTTTATTAATTTAAACTCTGTCGATCAAAAAATTGTGTTTGAGATTTCAAATGAATTGTCTGATTCGAACTTGGAAGTAGAAAAAATTTGGGAGCCTTATTATGTTGGAGAAAAATCAAGAAGCAAAGAATTATCTGGAACAGGTTTGGGACTTTATCTTGTTAAAAAAATAGTGGATAAATTGGATTATGAGATTGATTGTCGTATTAAAGAGGACAAGTTGTATTTTACATTAATGATAAATCAATAA
- a CDS encoding response regulator transcription factor translates to MKILLAEDDLDMQKILKIYLEKEGYQLTIASDGEEALDYIVNEKFDLAILDWMMPKKDGMELCEDIRRMAIPIKILMLTAKNTSIDELKSLTAGADEYISKPFEMPILLIRIKKLVRGENVLKNATLSLNIETFEVRDNLQGIDLTRKEYDLLHYFMLNIDITLSREQILDNVWGIDYEGDTRTVDTHVKRLRKKLSEDYIETKVRLGYVMRSKDE, encoded by the coding sequence ATGAAAATACTCTTAGCAGAAGATGATTTAGACATGCAAAAAATTTTAAAAATTTATCTAGAAAAAGAAGGCTATCAGTTAACTATTGCTTCAGATGGTGAAGAGGCTCTCGATTACATTGTTAATGAAAAATTTGATCTAGCTATTCTAGATTGGATGATGCCAAAGAAAGATGGAATGGAATTATGCGAAGATATTAGAAGGATGGCAATTCCAATCAAAATATTAATGTTAACAGCTAAAAACACGTCAATCGATGAATTAAAAAGTTTAACTGCAGGAGCGGATGAATACATATCAAAACCGTTTGAAATGCCAATTTTATTGATTCGGATTAAAAAATTAGTTCGTGGAGAAAATGTTTTAAAAAATGCTACTTTAAGTTTAAATATCGAAACATTTGAAGTTAGAGATAATCTTCAAGGGATTGATTTAACTAGAAAAGAGTATGACTTACTTCATTACTTTATGTTAAATATTGATATTACCTTATCAAGGGAACAAATATTAGATAATGTTTGGGGAATTGATTATGAGGGAGATACAAGAACTGTTGATACGCATGTCAAACGCCTGAGAAAAAAATTGAGCGAAGATTATATTGAAACAAAAGTTAGACTTGGTTATGTGATGAGGTCTAAAGATGAATAA
- a CDS encoding metallophosphoesterase: MSIFKWLITFFIVIIASLGGFLYYSFKIEPYQVEVVEYVSIKDKEAEDEIKVVQFSDVHIKEDFTHENLEEAVNKINDQKPDFVVFTGDLYDNYSIYNDDENIIATLNKIVSKLGKIAIWGNRDYGGGAAQHYAQIMQKAGFVLLSNQSQSFSLENNKKVLFTGLDDALLGAPDLESSKIDESVDYSILLSHEPDFINQYDTSDYNIILAGHSHGGQVHIPFIPSVNQTGLSHYSHSKKYSKGFYDLHKEGDKKIYVNSGIGTTHISARFGVVPEITLFRILI, encoded by the coding sequence ATGAGTATATTTAAATGGTTAATTACTTTTTTTATAGTAATAATAGCGAGTTTAGGTGGTTTTTTATACTATTCGTTTAAAATAGAACCCTATCAAGTAGAGGTTGTAGAGTATGTCTCAATAAAGGACAAAGAAGCTGAAGATGAGATTAAAGTTGTTCAATTTTCAGATGTTCATATAAAGGAAGATTTTACTCATGAAAATCTGGAAGAAGCTGTTAATAAAATCAATGATCAAAAACCAGATTTTGTAGTTTTTACAGGTGATTTATATGATAATTACTCTATTTACAATGATGATGAAAATATTATTGCGACATTAAACAAAATAGTAAGTAAATTAGGTAAAATAGCTATATGGGGAAACAGAGACTATGGAGGCGGAGCTGCGCAGCATTATGCCCAAATCATGCAAAAGGCTGGGTTTGTGTTATTATCAAATCAAAGTCAGAGTTTTTCTTTAGAGAATAATAAAAAAGTGTTATTTACTGGGTTGGATGATGCTTTATTAGGAGCTCCAGATTTAGAAAGTAGTAAAATAGATGAATCTGTTGATTATTCAATTTTACTTAGTCATGAGCCAGATTTTATTAATCAGTATGATACATCTGACTATAATATTATTTTAGCGGGTCATAGTCACGGAGGACAAGTTCATATTCCATTTATTCCTTCAGTTAATCAAACAGGGCTATCTCATTATTCTCATTCTAAAAAATATAGTAAAGGTTTTTATGATTTACATAAAGAAGGAGATAAAAAAATTTATGTTAATTCAGGTATCGGGACAACTCATATTTCAGCCAGATTTGGTGTTGTACCGGAAATAACACTCTTTCGAATTTTAATTTAA
- the fsa gene encoding fructose-6-phosphate aldolase: MKFFVDSADVKSIQAISEMGLVDGVTTNPSIIAKEGKDFEETIKKICEITDGPVSAEVVGTKSEEMIEEAKKLAEWSSNVVVKIPMTKEGLKAVSVLSKIGIKTNVTLIFNITQALSAIKAGATFISPFIGRLEDIGTNGFDLIEACRIMIDMYGYETEIIGASVRSMKHVEELALIGCDIATIPPSLFDSMLKHPLTDKGIEQFEKDWAQFTK, translated from the coding sequence ATGAAATTTTTTGTAGATTCAGCAGATGTGAAAAGTATCCAAGCAATAAGTGAGATGGGACTAGTAGATGGAGTGACCACAAATCCTTCTATTATTGCTAAAGAAGGAAAAGATTTCGAAGAAACGATTAAAAAGATTTGTGAAATAACAGACGGCCCTGTTAGCGCAGAAGTTGTCGGAACAAAGTCTGAAGAAATGATTGAAGAAGCTAAAAAATTAGCTGAATGGTCTTCTAATGTGGTTGTTAAAATACCAATGACAAAAGAAGGATTAAAAGCCGTTTCTGTTTTATCTAAGATAGGTATCAAAACTAATGTGACTTTAATTTTTAATATCACTCAAGCTTTATCAGCTATTAAAGCAGGAGCGACTTTCATCAGTCCATTTATTGGAAGGTTAGAAGATATTGGGACAAATGGTTTTGACTTAATCGAGGCTTGTCGCATTATGATTGACATGTATGGTTATGAGACAGAGATAATTGGCGCTAGTGTTCGTTCAATGAAACATGTGGAAGAGTTAGCACTTATCGGTTGTGACATCGCTACTATTCCACCAAGTCTTTTTGATAGTATGTTGAAACACCCGTTAACAGATAAGGGAATTGAACAGTTTGAAAAGGACTGGGCTCAATTTACAAAATAA
- a CDS encoding NAD(P)H-dependent flavin oxidoreductase yields MKNRITELLNIEYPIIQGAMQYLSRSELAIAVSKAGGLGTIPAMTFRTPEELREEIQTIKKHTDKPFAVNISMLPEVVINELTMKFVEVIIEEKVPVVETSGRSPQELVPLFKENNIKHIHKVSSIRHAKKAQELGVDAVTIVGFECGGHPGMDDVSSSILFAKASEELTIPVIGGGGICDGKSFYGAMSLGIDGVVIGTRFLMSEEVKTSEVYHKTVLELNENDTTLILRSLNNAMRVADNKQAEKILKMEEENAGLSELLPVISGIKTYQAILSGDTDNAQLVVGQNIGRIHSVESVEDIMSELVSGFNEQHSKMTSLVK; encoded by the coding sequence ATGAAAAATAGAATAACTGAACTTTTAAATATCGAATACCCAATCATACAAGGAGCAATGCAATATTTATCTCGTTCTGAGTTAGCGATTGCTGTTTCAAAAGCAGGAGGATTAGGAACAATTCCTGCTATGACTTTTAGAACACCTGAGGAATTACGAGAAGAAATTCAAACAATAAAAAAACACACAGATAAACCATTTGCTGTTAATATTTCGATGTTACCTGAAGTAGTAATCAACGAGTTAACAATGAAATTTGTTGAAGTAATTATTGAAGAAAAAGTACCGGTAGTTGAAACATCAGGAAGAAGCCCGCAAGAACTAGTTCCTTTATTTAAAGAAAATAATATAAAGCATATTCATAAAGTTTCATCCATTAGACATGCTAAAAAAGCTCAAGAATTAGGTGTTGACGCTGTAACGATTGTTGGATTTGAATGTGGAGGGCATCCAGGAATGGATGATGTTAGTAGCTCTATCTTATTTGCCAAAGCTTCTGAAGAATTAACGATTCCAGTTATTGGTGGTGGTGGTATTTGTGATGGTAAGAGTTTCTACGGAGCCATGTCATTAGGAATTGATGGTGTTGTTATTGGAACTCGTTTCTTAATGTCTGAAGAAGTGAAAACATCAGAAGTTTATCACAAAACAGTTTTAGAATTAAATGAAAATGATACAACCCTTATTTTAAGATCATTAAATAATGCGATGAGAGTAGCAGATAATAAACAAGCAGAAAAAATTCTAAAAATGGAAGAAGAAAATGCAGGTTTAAGTGAACTATTACCAGTTATTTCAGGCATTAAAACATATCAAGCTATTCTAAGTGGAGATACTGACAATGCTCAATTAGTGGTTGGGCAAAATATTGGTAGAATTCACTCTGTGGAATCAGTTGAAGATATCATGTCTGAATTAGTTTCAGGTTTTAATGAACAACATTCTAAAATGACTAGTTTAGTTAAATAG
- a CDS encoding class I adenylate-forming enzyme family protein — MGTTSIINETLINRAKISGKNEAVFDVKKNKRYSFDDLLNRANQLSYFLKNQLHLKKGDRIAFCAENSVEFIDSFYMSSQTGIIITTYNYLLNSKEISNMMKNEEPSVLFYCSKSFKKINLLAKEHPNCCFISLEEKEDNLAEYLYLDIMNNSQSELVESIDLSLDDIQMLIHTGGTTGIPKAAKISYQSIMFNAISEILTLDLTSADCSLLMLPFYHTAAWNVLTLPILYAGGRVIILGGFSEEQTFDLIEKEKPTVAIGVETIYKRLMDHSLFNHIDFSGFRWLLSGAAPISYPTMKPYWEKGIKLVNAYGATETGPNNIVHPVNQMSLEEAKEKWGAAGKVMMFNQMKIVDDEFKEVKKGVKGELIWRGPLTFSGYWNQETSAESMLADGWIRSGDIGFQDEDGYIYISGRIKNTIISGGENIYPLEIEKILMSHDLIEDVCIIGVKDDEWGEIGKALVVLKRNQKLTKSDIVTYLKQYISPFKIPKYIEFVDVIPKNAVGKTDYPLIHQKYA; from the coding sequence ATGGGGACAACTTCAATTATCAATGAAACTCTGATTAATCGAGCTAAGATTTCAGGAAAGAACGAAGCCGTTTTTGATGTAAAAAAAAATAAACGCTATTCTTTTGACGATTTATTAAACAGAGCTAATCAACTATCTTACTTTTTAAAAAATCAATTGCATTTGAAAAAAGGAGATCGTATCGCATTTTGTGCTGAGAATTCAGTCGAATTTATTGATAGTTTTTATATGAGTTCTCAGACAGGTATTATCATAACCACTTACAATTATTTACTGAATTCAAAAGAGATTTCAAACATGATGAAAAATGAAGAACCAAGTGTTTTGTTTTACTGTTCCAAAAGTTTCAAGAAGATTAATTTACTTGCCAAAGAACATCCTAATTGTTGTTTTATTTCATTAGAAGAAAAAGAAGATAATTTGGCTGAATATCTCTATCTAGACATTATGAATAATAGTCAAAGTGAACTAGTTGAATCAATTGATTTATCACTTGATGATATTCAAATGCTCATTCACACAGGTGGAACGACTGGAATACCAAAAGCTGCGAAAATTAGCTATCAATCAATCATGTTTAATGCTATCAGTGAAATTTTAACACTCGATTTAACCAGTGCTGATTGTTCTCTTTTAATGCTTCCTTTTTATCACACCGCAGCTTGGAATGTTTTAACATTACCTATTCTCTATGCTGGTGGTCGTGTCATTATATTAGGTGGCTTTTCAGAGGAACAAACCTTTGATTTAATCGAAAAGGAGAAACCAACTGTCGCTATTGGTGTGGAAACTATTTACAAACGACTAATGGATCATTCTTTATTTAATCATATTGATTTTAGTGGGTTTAGATGGTTGTTAAGTGGAGCAGCACCTATTTCTTATCCTACAATGAAACCGTACTGGGAAAAAGGAATTAAGTTAGTTAATGCGTATGGAGCAACAGAAACAGGGCCTAATAACATTGTCCATCCAGTTAATCAAATGTCCTTAGAAGAAGCTAAGGAAAAATGGGGAGCAGCTGGAAAAGTGATGATGTTTAATCAAATGAAAATTGTGGATGATGAGTTTAAAGAAGTAAAAAAAGGGGTAAAAGGAGAGTTGATTTGGCGTGGACCACTAACTTTTTCTGGTTATTGGAACCAAGAAACATCAGCTGAATCAATGTTAGCAGACGGTTGGATTAGAAGTGGAGATATCGGTTTTCAAGATGAGGACGGATATATTTATATAAGTGGCCGAATAAAAAATACAATTATAAGCGGTGGCGAAAATATTTACCCCCTTGAAATTGAGAAGATACTAATGTCTCATGATTTAATTGAAGATGTTTGTATCATTGGCGTAAAAGATGACGAATGGGGAGAAATTGGAAAAGCACTAGTTGTTTTAAAAAGAAATCAAAAACTAACTAAATCAGATATTGTTACTTATTTAAAACAATATATTTCTCCCTTTAAAATACCAAAATATATTGAATTTGTTGATGTGATACCAAAAAATGCAGTTGGTAAAACAGATTATCCACTAATTCATCAAAAATATGCTTAA
- a CDS encoding thiolase family protein, whose product MREAVIIAMGRSAVGKAPKGVFKNTRPESIASQVITGMLDKEDSEIKNQIEEVIFGCAFPEAEQGLNVARNISLLSDITNEASAQTVNRFCASGLQAIATGANSIKCGENSVVLAGGIESMSVVPMGGNLSLGHPELIEKEPGAYVSMGITAENVAKRYGISREEQDEFSYNSHIKALKAQQAGKFERQIIPVYADSVEVIDGKPQKVSRLITQDQGIRPTISVEALGKLRPVFKAGGSVTAGNASQMSDGSGVVLLMEKEEALEKGLKPLAKFVGFATSGVDPNYMGLGPIPAIKKVLKQTNLEVSDIDLFELNEAFASQALACIDELGLDKDKVNVNGGAIALGHPLGATGGILTVKLLDEMLENNLKYGCVSMCIGGGMGAAAIFETIR is encoded by the coding sequence ATGAGAGAAGCAGTCATTATCGCAATGGGACGTTCTGCAGTAGGAAAAGCCCCTAAAGGTGTTTTTAAAAATACTCGACCAGAATCTATTGCGTCTCAAGTAATCACAGGGATGCTTGATAAAGAAGATAGCGAAATAAAAAATCAAATAGAGGAAGTTATTTTTGGTTGTGCGTTTCCAGAAGCAGAGCAAGGATTAAACGTTGCACGAAATATTTCTCTACTTTCTGATATCACCAATGAAGCATCTGCTCAAACAGTGAATCGATTTTGTGCTTCTGGTTTACAAGCGATTGCCACTGGAGCAAACAGCATCAAATGTGGTGAAAACTCAGTTGTTTTAGCTGGGGGAATTGAATCGATGAGTGTGGTACCTATGGGAGGTAACTTATCTCTAGGACATCCTGAATTAATCGAAAAAGAACCTGGTGCATACGTTAGTATGGGGATCACGGCAGAAAATGTCGCAAAACGTTATGGTATTAGTCGTGAAGAACAAGATGAATTCAGTTATAACAGTCATATTAAAGCATTGAAAGCTCAACAAGCAGGTAAATTTGAGAGACAAATCATTCCTGTCTACGCAGATTCAGTTGAAGTAATTGATGGTAAGCCGCAAAAAGTATCTAGATTGATAACCCAAGACCAAGGAATTAGACCAACTATTTCAGTTGAGGCTTTAGGAAAACTAAGACCTGTTTTCAAAGCTGGTGGTAGTGTGACAGCAGGTAATGCGTCGCAAATGAGTGATGGTTCTGGTGTTGTTCTTTTAATGGAAAAAGAAGAAGCGCTAGAAAAAGGTTTAAAACCATTAGCTAAGTTTGTTGGTTTTGCCACATCAGGTGTAGATCCTAACTACATGGGACTAGGACCAATTCCAGCAATTAAAAAAGTATTAAAACAAACGAATTTAGAGGTTAGTGATATTGATTTATTTGAACTAAATGAAGCCTTTGCTTCTCAAGCATTAGCGTGTATAGATGAACTTGGTTTAGATAAAGATAAAGTTAACGTTAACGGAGGAGCTATTGCTTTAGGTCATCCGCTAGGGGCTACTGGAGGTATCTTAACGGTTAAATTATTAGATGAAATGTTAGAAAATAACTTGAAATATGGTTGCGTCAGTATGTGTATTGGTGGCGGAATGGGAGCAGCAGCAATTTTTGAAACAATAAGATAA